Sequence from the Candidatus Methylomirabilis sp. genome:
CCCAGCTCCCCCCGCGGACTCTCCACCCGGGAGTAGAGGTGGCCCACCGGCGGCTTTATGCCGGTGGGGACCTTCGCCATGATCGGCCCCGGCGGGATGTCCCGGAGCGCCTGCTCCACGATCTTGACGCTCTCCTCGATCTCCCGCCGCCGGACCCAGAACCGGTCCCACACGTCCCCCCGCTCCCCCACCGGCACGTCGAAGTCGAACCGGTCGTAGATGGAGTAGGGGTCGTTCTTCCGGAGGTCCCACCGGATCCCGCTCCCGCGGAGCATCGGCCCGCTCACCGCGTAGGCGCGCGCATCCTCCTGGGTGAGGATCCCGACCCCCTGGGTCCGCTTCTGCCAGATGATGTTGTCCGTGGTCAGGCGGTCGTACTCCGGAAGCCGCGGCTTGAACCACTCCAGGAAGGCCTTGCAGTCCCCGATCCAGCCCTCCGGGAAATCCATCGGCATCCCGCCGATCCGGAAGAAGGAGTAATTGAGCCGCTGCCCGCTCACGGCCTCGAAGAGGTCGAGGACCATCTCCCGCTCGCGAAAGCACCACATGAAGATCGTGAAGTTCCCCAGGTCGAGACCGAAGGTCCCCAACCAGATGAGGTGGGAGGCGATCCGCTGGAGCTCCCCGAGGATGACGCGCATGTACTCGGCCCGCTCGGGGATCTTGATCCCGGCCACCTTCTCCACCGCGGTGACGTAGCCGAAGTTGTTATACATGGAGGCCAGGTAGTCCAGGCGGTCGGTGTAGGGGATGATCTGGATGTACTCGCGGTTCTCCCCAATCTTCTCGTGGCAGCGGTGCAGGTAGCCGATGTAGGGCCAGACATCCAGGACGATCTCCCCGTCCAGCTTCAGGAGGAGGCGGAGCACCCCGTGGGTGGACGGGTGCTGCGGCCCCATGTTC
This genomic interval carries:
- a CDS encoding NADH-quinone oxidoreductase subunit D; the protein is MATRASETMEEMYVNMGPQHPSTHGVLRLLLKLDGEIVLDVWPYIGYLHRCHEKIGENREYIQIIPYTDRLDYLASMYNNFGYVTAVEKVAGIKIPERAEYMRVILGELQRIASHLIWLGTFGLDLGNFTIFMWCFREREMVLDLFEAVSGQRLNYSFFRIGGMPMDFPEGWIGDCKAFLEWFKPRLPEYDRLTTDNIIWQKRTQGVGILTQEDARAYAVSGPMLRGSGIRWDLRKNDPYSIYDRFDFDVPVGERGDVWDRFWVRRREIEESVKIVEQALRDIPPGPIMAKVPTGIKPPVGHLYSRVESPRGELGDYIVSDGSKRPYRYKVRSPAYVNLSAISAMLPGCLLADAVAVLGSIDIVLGEVDR